The following proteins are co-located in the Flavobacterium sp. CECT 9288 genome:
- the cysK gene encoding cysteine synthase A: MTKFNNILETIGNTPHVKINRLFGDNHDIYIKLERANPGASIKDRIALAMIEDAEEKGLLKAGGTIIEATSGNTGIGLAMVAAVKGYKLVLVMPESMSIERRRLMSLYGAEFVLTPREKGMKGALEKALELVAESDNAWSPLQFENPANIEIHKKTTAQEIIKAFPEGLDYLITGVGTGGHITGCAEILKQHFPNLKVYAVEPEASPVISGGTPAPHPIQGIGAGFIPKNLHTDLLDGTIQVSKDEAFTYAQRAAKEEGMFIGISSGASLAAVDKKLPEIPENAKVLTFCYDTGEHYLSIEGLFV, from the coding sequence ATGACAAAATTCAACAATATACTCGAAACAATTGGCAATACGCCACATGTAAAAATCAATCGTTTGTTTGGTGACAACCATGATATTTACATTAAACTAGAACGCGCTAATCCTGGTGCAAGCATAAAGGATAGAATTGCACTCGCCATGATTGAAGATGCCGAAGAAAAAGGGTTACTCAAAGCAGGCGGAACCATTATTGAAGCTACATCAGGTAATACTGGTATTGGTCTTGCCATGGTTGCAGCCGTAAAAGGGTACAAATTAGTATTGGTAATGCCAGAATCGATGTCAATTGAAAGACGCAGACTCATGAGTTTGTATGGTGCCGAATTTGTTCTTACACCCCGAGAAAAAGGAATGAAAGGAGCACTAGAAAAAGCACTAGAACTGGTTGCTGAATCGGATAATGCATGGTCTCCACTTCAGTTTGAAAACCCCGCTAATATTGAAATTCATAAAAAAACTACTGCACAAGAAATCATAAAAGCATTCCCAGAAGGCTTGGATTACTTAATTACTGGCGTAGGAACGGGAGGACATATTACAGGTTGTGCAGAAATACTAAAACAACATTTTCCAAATCTTAAAGTTTATGCAGTTGAGCCAGAAGCTTCTCCCGTAATAAGTGGTGGCACTCCTGCTCCACACCCTATTCAAGGCATTGGTGCTGGATTTATCCCTAAAAACCTTCATACTGATTTATTGGACGGAACAATTCAAGTAAGCAAAGACGAAGCTTTCACATACGCACAAAGGGCCGCAAAAGAAGAAGGAATGTTTATAGGAATATCATCAGGGGCATCACTTGCAGCTGTGGATAAAAAACTTCCTGAAATTCCTGAAAATGCAAAAGTGCTAACTTTTTGTTACGATACAGGTGAACATTATTTAAGTATTGAAGGCTTATTTGTTTAA
- a CDS encoding serine O-acetyltransferase, with the protein MTPENKRFSTLLSENQNNNWVRAIDSSKIVNWIDDLFKILFPEKALETIQIEVLLNQNKADFISILSEIVKNKPTEVILDDAEAFYTTLPHLYANMQQDAQAILDTDPAADCIQEIINSYPGFFAIEVYRIANAIATRTPCLLPRILTEYAHSKTGVDIHPNATIGVPFIIDHGTGIVIGETTVIGKHVSVYQGVTLGALQVEKSMQEKKRHPTVEDHVIIYANATILGGSTIIGNHSIIGGNTFITKSVNPYSFVMQSNKNTVLNQLETKDINFFSI; encoded by the coding sequence ATGACACCTGAAAACAAACGATTTTCTACACTTTTAAGCGAAAACCAAAACAACAATTGGGTTCGAGCCATTGATTCCTCTAAAATTGTCAATTGGATTGATGACTTATTCAAAATTTTATTCCCTGAAAAAGCTTTAGAGACCATTCAAATAGAAGTGCTTTTAAACCAAAATAAAGCCGATTTTATTAGTATTTTATCCGAAATTGTAAAGAACAAACCAACAGAGGTGATACTTGATGATGCCGAAGCGTTTTATACTACTTTACCACATTTATACGCTAACATGCAGCAAGATGCTCAAGCTATTCTTGACACAGACCCAGCTGCTGATTGCATTCAGGAAATCATTAATTCCTACCCAGGTTTTTTTGCAATTGAAGTGTATCGTATAGCGAATGCCATTGCAACAAGAACACCTTGCCTACTTCCAAGAATTTTAACGGAGTATGCACACAGTAAGACCGGAGTAGATATTCATCCGAACGCTACCATTGGAGTTCCGTTTATAATTGATCATGGAACAGGAATTGTAATTGGTGAAACCACAGTGATAGGAAAACATGTGAGTGTTTACCAAGGTGTAACTCTAGGAGCTTTGCAAGTAGAAAAAAGTATGCAAGAAAAAAAACGACACCCTACTGTTGAAGATCATGTTATCATTTATGCTAATGCTACCATTTTAGGTGGTAGTACAATAATTGGTAATCACAGTATTATAGGCGGAAATACGTTTATCACAAAAAGCGTAAATCCGTATTCATTTGTTATGCAGTCTAATAAAAACACAGTTTTAAACCAACTAGAAACAAAGGATATTAATTTTTTCTCTATATAA
- the lpdA gene encoding dihydrolipoyl dehydrogenase, translating to MKYDIIVLGSGPGGYVTAIRASQLGFKVAVIEKENLGGVCLNWGCIPTKALLKSAQVFDYLKHASDYGLTVSSFDKDFPAVVQRSRSVADGMSKGVQFLMKKNKIDVIDGFGKLKPGKKVDVTDKDNKVTEYSADHIIIATGARSRELPNLPQDGVKVIGYRQAMTLPTQPKSMIIVGSGAIGVEFAHFYNAMGTEVTIVEFMPNIVPVEDEDISKQMERSMKKAGVKIMTNSSVERIDTSGAGVKAFVKTAKGEEILEADILLSAVGIKTNIENIGLEEVGIATDRDKILVDAFNATNIPGYYAIGDVTPGQALAHVASAEGINCVEKIAGLHVEPIDYGNVPGCTYATPEIASVGLTEKQAKEKGYELKIGKFPFSASGKAKASGTPDGFVKVIFDAKYGEWLGCHMIGAGVTDMIAEAVVARKLETTGHEILKAIHPHPTMSEAVMEAVADAYGEVIHL from the coding sequence ATGAAATACGATATTATAGTTTTAGGAAGTGGTCCTGGTGGTTATGTTACTGCAATTAGAGCATCTCAATTGGGCTTTAAAGTAGCCGTAATAGAAAAAGAAAACTTAGGTGGTGTATGTTTGAACTGGGGATGTATCCCCACAAAAGCCTTACTTAAATCGGCTCAAGTTTTTGATTATTTAAAACATGCTTCGGATTACGGATTAACAGTATCCTCATTTGATAAAGACTTTCCAGCTGTTGTACAACGCAGCCGATCAGTAGCAGATGGAATGAGCAAAGGTGTTCAATTCTTAATGAAGAAAAATAAAATTGACGTAATTGATGGTTTTGGAAAATTAAAACCAGGCAAAAAAGTTGATGTTACTGACAAAGACAATAAAGTTACAGAATACAGTGCAGATCATATTATTATAGCTACTGGAGCTCGTTCTCGTGAATTACCAAACTTACCACAAGATGGTGTAAAAGTAATTGGTTACAGACAAGCCATGACATTGCCAACACAACCTAAATCGATGATCATTGTAGGTTCTGGAGCAATTGGGGTTGAGTTTGCACATTTTTACAACGCAATGGGAACAGAGGTAACTATTGTTGAATTTATGCCAAACATTGTACCTGTTGAAGACGAAGACATTTCTAAACAAATGGAACGTTCTATGAAAAAAGCAGGGGTTAAAATCATGACTAACTCTTCTGTAGAACGCATTGATACTTCTGGTGCAGGCGTTAAAGCATTTGTAAAAACTGCTAAAGGAGAAGAAATTCTTGAAGCTGACATTTTACTTTCAGCTGTTGGAATCAAAACCAACATTGAAAACATTGGACTTGAAGAAGTAGGAATTGCAACTGATAGAGATAAAATTTTAGTTGATGCTTTCAATGCTACTAATATTCCAGGTTATTACGCCATTGGTGATGTTACTCCAGGGCAAGCATTAGCACACGTAGCATCTGCTGAAGGAATTAACTGTGTAGAAAAAATTGCAGGTCTTCATGTAGAACCAATTGACTACGGAAACGTACCAGGTTGTACCTATGCTACTCCAGAAATTGCATCTGTTGGATTAACTGAAAAACAAGCTAAAGAAAAAGGATACGAATTAAAAATTGGTAAATTCCCATTCTCAGCATCAGGTAAAGCTAAAGCTTCTGGAACACCAGATGGTTTTGTAAAAGTAATTTTTGATGCTAAATACGGCGAATGGTTAGGTTGTCACATGATAGGTGCTGGCGTTACAGATATGATTGCTGAGGCAGTTGTAGCTCGTAAACTAGAAACTACTGGACATGAAATATTAAAAGCCATTCACCCACACCCAACTATGAGTGAGGCAGTAATGGAAGCTGTCGCTGATGCTTATGGCGAAGTAATTCACTTGTAA